In Sciurus carolinensis chromosome 17, mSciCar1.2, whole genome shotgun sequence, one genomic interval encodes:
- the LOC124969495 gene encoding olfactory receptor 7G2-like, protein MEPENQTAISKFLFLGLTEDPALQTLIFSLFLSMYLVTILGNMLIILAVSSDSHLHTPMYFFLSNMCSTDICLSTCTVSKMLLNIQIQDQSISYPGCLTQVCFVIVLGFLENFLLAVMAYDRYVAICHPLRYVVIMKSCLCVLLVLVCLFISLWEALLHTLLLLRLSFCSVLEIPHFFCELAQVLKLACSDTFINNILIYFAALMFGGLPLSGIIFSYVHIVSSVLRMPSSEGKHKAFSTCGSHLSVVSLFYGMGFGVYISSAVTDSSRKTAVASVMYTVVPQMLNHFIYSLRNRDMKEALRKLTGQMASLL, encoded by the coding sequence ATGGAACCTGAAAACCAAACAGCCATTTCAAAATTCCTCTTTCTGGGACTGACAGAGGACCCAGCTCTGCAGACCCTCATCTTCAGcctcttcctgtccatgtacctggtcaccatcctgggaaacATGCTCATCATcttggctgtcagctctgactcccacctccacacccccatgtacttcttcctgtcCAACATGTGCTCCACTGACATTTGCCTAAGCACTTGCACAGTCTCAAAGATGTTGCTGAATATTCAAATACAGGACCAAAGCATCTCTTATCCAGGCTGCCTCACCCAGGTCTGCTTTGTTATAGTTTTAGGATTCTTGGAAAATTTTCTCcttgcagtgatggcctatgaccgctatgtggccatttgtcacccccTGAGGTACGTAGTCATCATGAAGTCCTGCCTCTGTGTTCTGCTGGTTCTGGTCTGCTTGTTCATTAGCCTTTGGGAagccctcctccacactctgctGTTGTTGAGACTGTCCTTCTGCTCAGTCCTggagatcccccacttcttctgtgaacttgctcaggTCCTCAAGCTGGCCTGTTCTGATACCTTCATCAATAACATCCTGATATATTTTGCAGCTTTAATGTTTGGTGGTCTTCCGCTCTCtgggatcattttctcttatgttcacattgtgtcctctgtcttgagaatgccctcatcagaagggaagcataaagccttttccacctgtgggtctcacctgtctgttgtctccttgttctatgggatGGGATTTGGAGTATACATTAGCTCTGCAGTGACTGACTCCTCCAGGAAGActgcagtggcttcagtgatgtacactgtggtccctCAGATGCTGAACCactttatctacagcctgaggaacagggacatgaaggaGGCCTTGAGGAAGCTCACAGGCCAGATGGCTTCTCTACTATGA